The Salmo salar chromosome ssa02, Ssal_v3.1, whole genome shotgun sequence genome segment CATCAAGAGACATTGAACAGCAGACCATGTTATTGTTTTAAACtactctgtactgttagattaaatcaaacttttttttacatagaacattttacaaaagtaAATTCATGACATCTATTTATCTGAAATCCAGAGAATGAATGATCCAGAGTTGCTTTGCTTTTCCAAAGTGTTGTCCATCTTCAGACAAGATGTCTTTGTCCTAATTAGTTTCCTCTTTGATTTTTCATTCTGTTTTCTTTACTTGTTTCTTTATTTGTGGacgttctctcctgtgtgagtcagtaTGTGCAAGTTCAGGTTCCCCTTCCgattgaagcttttcccacagcctctacagctaaatggtttctctccggTGTGAGTCAGTACATGCCTCCTTAGGTCCCCCTTCTGaatgaagcttttcccacagtcaccacagctaaatggtttctctcctgtgtgagtccttATATGTTCTGTTAGGTGTCCCTTCTGATTGAAACTCTTACCACAGTCtccacagctaaatggtttctctcctgtgtgaatcctCATATGTCTGGACAGATCTCCTTTGAGTTTGAAGGTCTTTCCACAAAAGGGGCAGGTGCAGGGTTTCtccacgtgacagagtctgacaTGGGCCTTCAATTTACAGGTGGAGTTGTAGCGTTTTTTGCAGAGGCGGCATTCACTGGGTCTCTTCTTGGCGAGAGTCACATGCCCCTGCAGGTCAGCTTTCAGAGCAAACATTTCACCACAATCACAGCAGCGGTGAGTTTTTCTAGACGTGGTGCTGGGTTTGGAACAGTGTTCCCCCATTGATGGGTTGGAATCCAATGGTGGGCTGGGATGCAATGGTGGGCTGCTGTCAAGTCCTACTGGGTCACTGCTTACAGCTGAGCTGTAGGCATTGTTTTGATTATCTGGAGTGTCACAGGGAATGTCAAGACTCTTCAGGTGGGTAACAGTGACAAAAGGTGTGAGATCCACTGGTTTAGAGGCACTGTCTCTGTTCTCCACAGTCTGGGTTTGGGGAAGAGTCAAGGAATGAAGAGGGTTTTCCTGATCACAATCACTTTTCAAATAAAGATGAGGTAAATTGAACTCTATGATATTAGCCTCCTGCCcttgaagctgctcttcctccttacTGGCCCTGAGTTCCTCCTGTTCCTGTTTAATCTGTGTGGGCTCTGGGTCCTCCTGTCCCAGACTGGGGCTCCACTCCTGCTCAAGGGGAACATTCTCTTcagaaacagcgagagagagctgcAAGGAGTCTGGAGGGAAGGTGCAGAGGTTATTTGTATACCACAGAATTAAATAGAACTGAATGATACAACTGAATGATATATCTCTATGATATATAGATCTACAGCCTTTAGACATACCTGAGTGCACATACCAAGCAACATGCTATTTCAATAAGTTTTTCATGACAGACAACTTTTAAATCATGCACAGTAAAAAATACATACACAACTGTTCTATAAAGGCTCGCTAATGCTAAAGCAGGCCATTGGATTCGAGGTGGCGCCTAGTGTTTGGGTGAGCAGCTGCCGGAAGGGTTGTGGAATCCAATGGGCTGGTTTAGCATTAGCAAGCAGCATTTCAATCTTCTAATTATATCATTATCAGCGACACCTTccatccctggattgaggtacATTTTTCAAGCTACAGTATATCCCTGATTTGTCACTGTAGTGCAAACATTATGGGCAAGCTGTGTTTCGACTTGAAGGAGAAGATACTGAACATCAACTTGAGTTTTAACTAGATATTTACACTGCCCTATAAAGGCAAAGAGGACTAACTACACAAACAGTGAAACTGAGAAAAATGCCTGGAGTTTTATTTTTCTACCCAGCCAAATATGGTGTaggtagatacagtgccttcattaagtattcacaccccttgactttttacaaatgttatgttacagcctgaattgtaaatggattaaataaataagaatctcacccatctacacacaataacccataatgacagagtgaaaacatgtttagacattatttattaaaaatgaaatctcatttacataagtattcacacccgagtcaatactttgtagaagctcttttggcagtgattacagctttgagtcgtcttgggtatgtctataTCAGCTTTGAATTTGTgaattttctcccattcttcctcgcAGATAGTGtcaagctctgttaaattagATATGGAGTggcagtgaacagcaatcttcaagtctttccacagaatttcaatgggattcaagtttgagctttggctgggccactcaatgactttTACATTTTTATTCTGAATCCATTGCAGAAATGCTTTGGctgtatgttttgggtcattgtcctattggaatGTAAATCTTGGCCCCCAGTCAaaggtcgtttgcactctgaagcatgTTCTCAtctaggatttgcctgtatttgtctCTATTCACTGTTCCCTCTATCCTcactagcctcccagtccctttcactgaaaagcatccccaaagcatgatgctgccatcaccatgcctCATGGTAGGGTTGGTGTTAgacaggtgatgagctgtgcctggtttcctccagacatagtgctttgcattcaggccaaagagtaacAATTTTGCCTGATCAGACCACATAATATTTTGCCTTATgctctcaggagtggcttccttctggccacccTCTCatgaagcccagattggtgaagtgcaatagagactgttgtccttctggcaggttctcccatctctgccaAGAAACTCTGTAGTTCTATCAGGGTGGTTACTgggctcttggtcacctctctgaacaaggtccttcttgcccagtttggtcaggcggccagctctaggcagagtctgggtagttccatattttttaaaTTTCCCAATGGAGACCACtatgctcttggaaactttcaacaccctagaaattgttttatacccttccccagctaTATGCCTCATCACATCTCAGAActctacagacagttccttggacttcatggtagtttctgctctgacatacactgtcaactgtggtaccttatatagacaggtgtgtttctttcttaaTCACATCCAAACAATTTGGATGTGACAAATTGGCCACAGgtgcactccaatcaagttgtagttgTAGCGCAAGAataatcaaaggaaattggatgcacttgagctcaaatTTGGAGCATcatagtaaaggggtgtgaatacttatgtaaatgagaaatgtctgtatttcattttcaataaatttgcaaaattgtgtaaaaacatgttttcactttgtcattatggggtgtgtgtagatgggtgagaatatatcaatactctctgaaggcacggtatgtttggggcaaatccatcacatcaccgagtaccactcttcatacaaTATTTTCAaggatggtggtggctgcatcatgttttggATATGCTCTTCTTCGGCAAgcactagggagtttttttaacgataaaaataaatgaagagctgagcacaggcaaaatcctagaggaaaacccgcTTCAGTCTGCCTTCtaaagacaaattcacctttcagcaggacaataacctaaaactcaaggccaaatatacactggagttgcttaccaagttgACATTGACtgctcctgagtggcctagttacagttttgacttaaaccagcttgaaaatctatgacaagacttgaaaatggccatCTTgcgatgatcaacaaccaacttgacagagcttgaggagtTTTAAAAAGAATAACGTGCAaataatattgtacaatccaggtgttttTACCAAAAAGACtcagctgccaaaggtgattctaacatgtattaactcagggggttgaatacttatctaatgaaGATATATTAGTTGTATTTTTatctttaaaaatattttttgaatTTTTCATCCACTGTAGATTAAATTAATTTTAATCCCAATTTGtaacaagaaaatgtggaaaaagtcaagaggtgtgaatactttctgaaggcaatgtaagtGGTAATGCATTGATGGATTATCTTATTATGAATTCATTTTTTTCTGCATATCAACCATGACCACTGATCTGACCCCTATGTTGATACTGCACTCTGCCTTTTGTATGACCTTAAACAACTGTATGGGTAATGCAAAAGCAAGGTGCAGTATCTACAATCTAAATTGTTGCTTTTCTTTTTGATGGAAACAGTTTGAGAGTtctaactaaactcagcaaaaaaagaaacgtcctcactgtcaactgcgtttattttcagcaaacttaatgtgtggatatatttgtatgaacataacaagattcaacaactgagacataaactgaacaagttccacagacatgtgactaacagaaatggaataatgtgtccctgaacaaagggggggtcaaaatcaaaagtaacagtcagtatctggt includes the following:
- the LOC106588356 gene encoding zinc finger protein 382, translated to MSKLQLLHVFLNERLTAAAVEIFGAVEKTVAEYQEENYRLRRLLRITPDVKQYSLQLSLAVSEENVPLEQEWSPSLGQEDPEPTQIKQEQEELRASKEEEQLQGQEANIIEFNLPHLYLKSDCDQENPLHSLTLPQTQTVENRDSASKPVDLTPFVTVTHLKSLDIPCDTPDNQNNAYSSAVSSDPVGLDSSPPLHPSPPLDSNPSMGEHCSKPSTTSRKTHRCCDCGEMFALKADLQGHVTLAKKRPSECRLCKKRYNSTCKLKAHVRLCHVEKPCTCPFCGKTFKLKGDLSRHMRIHTGEKPFSCGDCGKSFNQKGHLTEHIRTHTGEKPFSCGDCGKSFIQKGDLRRHVLTHTGEKPFSCRGCGKSFNRKGNLNLHILTHTGENVHK